In the genome of Bacteroidia bacterium, the window TTGCCTGGGTTTTGAAAAACCCCCATGTAAGTACGGTGATATTAGGTGCAAGCAAATCCCCTCAATTGGCCGAAACTTTACAGGCATTAGAGGTTGTTGATCAATTAACACCTGAGGTTATGGAAAAGATAGAGCTGGTTTTGCAAAACAAGCCCAAAGCGCCGGTATTTTAAGGGATTATTTCTTCTAAACAGGTCCAGGCCTCGGCAGGCTTTTCAAAAAGTACCTTGGTCTGGGCCCAGGTAGATTTAAATAATTCGGATTGCCTGTATTTTTCCAGGCAAGTTTGGTTTTCCCATTTGCTATAGGTGAAAAACACACCGGGTTCAGTTTGGCTTTCCAAAAGGCTTAAGTGAATGCACCCTTC includes:
- a CDS encoding antibiotic biosynthesis monooxygenase is translated as MITRVVKMTFKPGNASEFKDVFNRSKTYIRHFEGCIHLSLLESQTEPGVFFTYSKWENQTCLEKYRQSELFKSTWAQTKVLFEKPAEAWTCLEEIIP
- a CDS encoding aldo/keto reductase, which gives rise to AWVLKNPHVSTVILGASKSPQLAETLQALEVVDQLTPEVMEKIELVLQNKPKAPVF